The following are encoded together in the Nitrospira sp. genome:
- a CDS encoding PAS domain S-box protein gives MNSPVGMSDPVSAELIQLRRRVVELQQALAHPEQDHRPAHASALGAAQVGTWAWESETNRVSWSPETEQIFGLRPGSFDGTYEGFFALVHPDDRQRLSDAIGTAVAERTFYLVEHRIILPNAETRWVACRGRALSGENGAASGMVGTVEDITTRKQSELAQQAFQESLEARVQERTAGLERAVQELKREVERREKAESALRASEQRYQSLYEHNPFMYFTLASDGTVLSVNRFGAEQLGYDPRDLVGRSIAEVFDSSEHQTTFERLTACVTSPYTLWEWEAQKIRKDGTRLWVKERARAIHDHMGTTLVLVACEDITERKRAEKQLAETSRLLRTLVNESALPLVCLDRAGRVISWNQAATRLFGWTEEEVLGREIPYVHAGEEATSDALWERGIRGELTGPIELRRQRKDGQMLDLLLWPVFVSDEFEQVSLAVGLYVDRSDLKRAEEARLRSEDRLRSFLDALDDLAFEFDQDGRYLHVWTGNEDKLLVPKAQLIGKLITDIFGPETGTHYVEAIRRVITTGQPATVEYSVWLGQDRRHFSGILTRIPGGYRGSPTVGCIVRDMTDTRLIESQLRENEARWRTLYEHAGVGIAQLTLDGRFLRVNPHLCQIIGHPPEAIIGRNFRDYTHPDDIQANLAHLAELLAGKRHSFSMEKRYRRVDGTWVWVTLTVSLVHSGSVDQDYLIAVIQNIDNQKHSYSLLQAAMNSVADGLLIVDRHGKVTSTNQRFLSLWNIPPDLADCQDDDALLIAVADQLEDPLSFLGKVRALYAHPEESSFDVLRFKDGRLFERHSRPQILGGEIVGRVWTFQDVTERKRAEDALRTSELRLQQFVAEAPVGLCILDENWRAISANRTLCELTGYEKEEILGSTYALYTHPEDLSANIVLTDEFFRGVRSQYSSEHRYIRKSGEIIWVSVKATRIELSGHMGPLLLTAVQDITERKLAMEEREQLSRDLHDNLLQALYAIGMQLEAGKLAMKQSARRSKAHMSHAISQLNNLMVDVRRFIALLTRHPPTELDFGHALNQLIASMTGTDQATPQLEIKSPVLSFVTPQLAEQLLNIAREALSNSIRHAHASHRWVQLSLIDNSIRLVIGDNGVGFLKTRKRRMGHGLSNMAARARHISGTFTLQSAPKQGTIITVDVPLKKDIVYE, from the coding sequence ATGAATTCTCCGGTAGGGATGAGCGACCCTGTCTCCGCCGAATTAATCCAACTACGGCGGCGAGTTGTTGAGTTACAACAGGCCCTGGCTCACCCCGAACAGGACCATCGACCTGCCCACGCATCGGCGCTGGGGGCAGCCCAAGTGGGAACGTGGGCGTGGGAATCCGAGACCAATCGGGTCAGCTGGTCTCCGGAAACCGAACAGATCTTCGGACTGCGTCCAGGCTCCTTTGATGGAACTTATGAGGGATTCTTTGCGCTCGTCCATCCCGACGACCGACAACGACTCAGTGATGCCATTGGCACCGCCGTCGCGGAGCGCACCTTTTACCTCGTCGAGCATCGTATCATCCTGCCGAATGCAGAAACTCGATGGGTCGCATGCCGTGGTCGTGCCCTTTCCGGAGAAAATGGTGCGGCCTCAGGCATGGTTGGCACCGTAGAAGACATCACCACGCGCAAACAATCAGAACTGGCCCAGCAAGCCTTTCAGGAATCTCTGGAAGCGCGTGTGCAAGAGCGGACGGCCGGACTCGAGCGTGCCGTGCAAGAGCTCAAGCGGGAGGTCGAGCGGAGGGAAAAAGCCGAGTCAGCCCTCCGGGCCAGCGAGCAGCGGTATCAGTCCCTTTACGAGCATAACCCCTTCATGTATTTCACACTTGCTTCGGACGGCACCGTCTTATCGGTCAACCGTTTTGGCGCCGAACAATTGGGATACGACCCCAGAGACCTTGTCGGCCGATCGATTGCGGAGGTGTTTGATTCCAGTGAACACCAGACCACCTTCGAACGACTCACGGCGTGCGTGACGAGTCCCTATACCTTGTGGGAATGGGAAGCTCAAAAGATTCGGAAAGATGGCACCCGACTATGGGTGAAGGAGCGAGCCCGAGCCATTCATGATCACATGGGAACGACTCTTGTCCTCGTCGCCTGTGAAGATATCACGGAAAGGAAGCGGGCCGAAAAGCAGCTGGCGGAAACTTCCCGACTGCTCCGGACGCTCGTGAACGAGTCGGCCCTTCCACTCGTCTGCCTCGACCGAGCCGGTCGGGTCATCAGTTGGAATCAGGCGGCAACCCGGCTGTTTGGCTGGACTGAGGAAGAGGTGCTCGGCCGTGAAATTCCCTACGTGCACGCCGGGGAAGAGGCCACGTCTGATGCCTTGTGGGAAAGAGGAATCCGTGGAGAACTAACGGGCCCGATTGAATTGCGCCGTCAGCGTAAAGACGGTCAGATGCTCGATCTCCTCCTCTGGCCTGTCTTTGTCTCCGACGAGTTCGAGCAGGTTTCGCTTGCCGTCGGTCTCTACGTCGATCGATCCGACCTGAAACGAGCTGAAGAAGCCAGGCTGAGAAGTGAAGACCGACTCCGGTCATTCCTAGACGCGCTGGATGACCTGGCCTTCGAATTCGATCAGGACGGGCGATACCTCCACGTCTGGACAGGGAACGAGGACAAACTGCTCGTCCCCAAAGCTCAGCTCATCGGCAAGCTCATCACTGACATCTTCGGACCTGAAACCGGAACCCACTATGTGGAAGCAATCCGACGCGTCATTACCACCGGACAACCTGCAACCGTCGAATATAGCGTGTGGCTCGGTCAGGACAGACGCCACTTTTCTGGAATTTTGACACGCATTCCAGGAGGTTATCGAGGGAGCCCCACCGTCGGCTGCATTGTCCGTGATATGACCGACACCCGGCTTATTGAGTCCCAACTTCGTGAAAATGAGGCCCGATGGAGGACGCTGTATGAACATGCAGGAGTCGGGATTGCGCAACTCACTCTCGATGGTCGATTCCTCCGAGTAAATCCGCATCTATGCCAAATCATCGGACATCCACCGGAAGCGATCATCGGACGGAACTTTCGAGACTACACCCACCCGGACGACATCCAGGCGAACCTTGCACATCTTGCAGAATTGCTCGCCGGAAAACGGCACTCTTTCTCAATGGAAAAGCGCTATCGCCGGGTCGATGGCACCTGGGTCTGGGTCACCTTAACCGTGTCGTTGGTCCATTCCGGCTCCGTGGATCAGGACTATCTGATTGCCGTCATTCAGAATATCGACAATCAGAAGCACTCCTACTCGCTCCTTCAGGCTGCGATGAACTCAGTTGCGGATGGTCTTCTCATCGTCGACCGTCACGGAAAGGTCACGAGTACCAACCAGCGCTTTCTGTCCCTTTGGAACATTCCTCCTGATTTAGCCGATTGTCAGGACGACGACGCGTTGCTCATCGCCGTCGCAGATCAATTGGAAGACCCCCTTTCGTTTTTGGGGAAAGTGCGTGCACTGTACGCCCATCCCGAAGAATCAAGCTTTGACGTATTGCGTTTTAAAGACGGCCGGCTGTTCGAGCGGCACTCGCGACCTCAGATTCTTGGTGGGGAAATCGTCGGCCGCGTGTGGACGTTTCAGGACGTCACGGAACGTAAACGCGCTGAAGATGCCTTACGCACAAGCGAGCTACGGCTCCAGCAATTCGTGGCCGAAGCTCCCGTCGGGCTCTGTATTCTCGATGAGAACTGGCGTGCCATCAGTGCCAACAGGACCTTGTGCGAGTTGACGGGCTATGAGAAAGAAGAGATCCTCGGGAGCACCTATGCGCTCTATACGCACCCTGAAGATCTTTCTGCCAATATCGTGCTCACAGACGAGTTTTTTCGGGGAGTTCGGTCACAGTACAGCTCTGAACATCGCTATATCAGAAAGTCTGGAGAAATCATTTGGGTGTCGGTGAAAGCGACACGGATCGAACTATCCGGGCACATGGGGCCGTTGCTTCTGACCGCAGTCCAAGACATTACTGAGCGCAAGCTGGCCATGGAGGAACGCGAGCAACTGAGTCGAGATCTGCACGATAACCTCCTGCAAGCCTTGTATGCCATCGGTATGCAACTGGAGGCGGGGAAACTGGCCATGAAGCAATCGGCCCGCCGTTCGAAGGCCCATATGAGTCACGCCATCAGCCAACTCAACAATCTCATGGTAGACGTTCGCCGATTTATCGCACTCTTGACAAGACACCCCCCCACGGAACTGGATTTTGGGCATGCGCTCAATCAACTCATCGCGTCAATGACCGGAACCGACCAGGCCACACCCCAGCTTGAGATCAAGAGTCCTGTTCTTTCGTTCGTGACTCCCCAGCTGGCGGAACAACTCCTCAATATCGCGCGGGAGGCCTTGAGTAATAGCATCCGCCACGCTCATGCCTCCCATCGCTGGGTACAGCTGAGCTTGATCGACAACTCCATCCGGTTGGTCATCGGAGACAATGGCGTCGGGTTTCTGAAAACCCGCAAGCGACGCATGGGCCATGGGCTCAGTAACATGGCGGCGCGGGCGCGACACATATCCGGTACCTTTACCCTGCAAAGCGCTCCGAAACAAGGGACCATCATTACGGTTGACGTACCATTGAAAAAGGACATCGTGTATGAGTAA
- a CDS encoding response regulator transcription factor: MKQPQTSIVLIDDHEMVRRGLRALLHLEPDMTIVGEAGTVAEGVSAVERLTPHMVLLDVKLPDATVTDACRRLLAVAPKLRILVLTSYAEDATVMASVQNGAHGYVLKDVRMDDLVRAIRTVASGHGYLDPRVTQRALHWIRTSSHLGINSQTVTRLSPQERLILPLLAEGKTNKEIAVHLRLSDKTVKNYLANIFDKLHVKRRTEAVAWFMKEGHVPSSPAHSPRL, translated from the coding sequence ATGAAACAGCCACAAACCAGCATCGTTCTTATCGATGATCACGAGATGGTCCGTCGAGGGCTTCGCGCTCTGCTTCACCTCGAACCGGATATGACGATCGTCGGCGAGGCAGGAACGGTCGCAGAGGGCGTCTCCGCCGTCGAGCGACTCACTCCACATATGGTCTTGCTTGATGTCAAACTCCCCGACGCCACGGTGACCGACGCCTGTCGACGGCTTCTGGCCGTTGCGCCAAAGCTTCGCATTCTGGTCCTTACCAGTTACGCTGAAGATGCGACGGTGATGGCGTCCGTTCAAAATGGAGCCCATGGATACGTCCTCAAGGATGTCCGCATGGACGACCTGGTTCGCGCAATTCGCACGGTCGCCTCCGGTCATGGCTATCTGGATCCGCGAGTGACCCAGCGGGCCCTTCATTGGATTCGGACCAGCTCACACCTGGGCATCAATTCCCAGACTGTCACCCGCCTGTCCCCTCAGGAACGTCTCATTCTACCTTTGCTGGCTGAAGGGAAAACAAACAAGGAGATTGCCGTCCATCTCCGCTTGAGTGATAAGACAGTAAAAAACTACCTGGCGAATATCTTTGACAAGCTCCACGTGAAACGCCGGACCGAGGCCGTTGCCTGGTTCATGAAAGAGGGTCATGTGCCATCCTCCCCTGCACACAGTCCAAGACTTTAG
- a CDS encoding sensor histidine kinase: protein MEETRVTVGKKRFEVLDGGLRTPSKLSLSQSARPVKQSYGWAQLEPCAGELTTAYKATERRLHMLLEDRTRIGRDLHDCVLQSLYAIGLGIEMSRKLRHDNNQEAKSSDARTITQINQLIHEVRSMIRELESGAVQEFDLASELNTLRTTYEQTGQLRVRLDLQRGALEVLTHEEEREILNIVREALSNCARHAHASRATVAIRMIDTRIRVTVQDDGIGFSTVVGQSGGYGLANMEARAKKLGGTLRVESKTGGGTHVTAEFSLEPLLAPV, encoded by the coding sequence ATGGAAGAAACTCGCGTCACCGTGGGAAAGAAGAGATTCGAAGTGTTGGACGGAGGGCTCCGGACTCCATCAAAGCTCTCACTCTCACAGTCGGCCCGACCGGTAAAGCAATCCTATGGTTGGGCTCAACTGGAACCCTGCGCTGGTGAATTGACCACGGCCTATAAGGCGACCGAACGGCGCCTACACATGCTCCTGGAGGATCGCACCCGCATCGGTCGTGATCTGCATGACTGCGTACTGCAGTCGCTGTATGCCATCGGGTTGGGTATTGAAATGAGTCGAAAACTAAGGCATGATAATAATCAGGAAGCAAAATCATCTGATGCAAGAACGATCACGCAGATCAACCAGCTGATCCATGAGGTCCGGAGCATGATCCGCGAATTGGAGTCCGGGGCCGTCCAGGAATTTGATCTCGCTTCTGAGCTGAATACGCTGCGCACGACCTATGAGCAGACAGGCCAACTGCGCGTACGATTGGATCTTCAGCGGGGTGCTCTTGAGGTGCTCACGCATGAGGAAGAACGAGAGATCCTCAATATCGTACGAGAAGCGCTCAGCAATTGTGCCCGCCATGCCCATGCATCTCGAGCGACAGTCGCCATTCGCATGATAGACACACGAATTCGCGTCACGGTACAGGACGACGGAATCGGATTCTCCACGGTTGTCGGACAGTCTGGTGGATACGGACTGGCCAACATGGAGGCCCGTGCCAAAAAGCTCGGGGGAACGTTACGGGTTGAGTCCAAGACCGGCGGCGGGACACACGTGACCGCGGAGTTTTCGTTGGAACCTCTATTGGCGCCTGTATGA